In one window of Acidobacteriota bacterium DNA:
- a CDS encoding thioredoxin-dependent thiol peroxidase, whose protein sequence is MLKVGDKAPGFSHPSDSGKLVKLSDYKGSTLVLYFFPKADTPGUTREAHEFRDAKKDLEKLGAKVVGMSADPPEKLSKFRDKYQLNFPLVSDVDHKTLEAYGVWQEKTLYGKKSMGIVRSTYIIDQQGRVKTVFPRVQVDGHIEQVLAALRL, encoded by the coding sequence ATGCTGAAAGTCGGTGACAAGGCGCCGGGTTTCTCTCATCCATCTGATTCCGGCAAACTGGTCAAGTTGAGTGATTACAAAGGCAGCACTCTGGTCCTCTATTTCTTCCCGAAGGCCGATACGCCTGGTTGAACACGGGAAGCTCACGAGTTTCGTGACGCCAAAAAAGACCTGGAGAAGCTTGGTGCGAAGGTTGTTGGGATGAGCGCCGATCCGCCGGAAAAGCTTTCAAAATTCAGGGACAAATATCAATTGAACTTCCCTCTTGTCAGCGATGTTGACCATAAGACCCTTGAGGCTTATGGCGTGTGGCAGGAGAAGACTCTCTACGGCAAGAAAAGCATGGGCATTGTGCGATCGACGTACATCATCGATCAGCAGGGAAGGGTGAAAACAGTGTTCCCTCGTGTACAGGTTGACGGGCACATCGAGCAGGTGCTGGCGGCGTTGAGGCTATAA
- a CDS encoding tetratricopeptide repeat protein: protein MLSSSFVIWAFTLEALVFSVPGLGRVAASQTEKRSSVTHRHRRESRKASRTAPRSRKAATRHTEVKWSTAAQGELAEGQKLQASGSLNNAILHYETATKLEPNWPEAHNALGSAYSQQRKSGIAMLEYLRAIRLDPAYAEAHYNLGTLLRAQGNLNGAAQQFERAVQIDPDNAGAHNDLGLTYAQQGKLGPAIQEFRSTVGLKPGWAIAQDNLGNALAMGGDLDEAMTSYRNAIALEPDWAQPYNNLGNVLRQAGNIEAAIEQYQKALERNPKYAVACNNLGLALQQEGNLNDAVKQYQRAIGLNPDYSTAHNNLAAAYYQKKNWNGAISEYGQVLRLKPNDAAGHFNLGLALKATGDRKAALAQFQRAQKLDPGNQQYQSAYESLRNAADTPEASTPGSSDKTSLKSSTDGPD from the coding sequence ATGCTCTCAAGTTCATTCGTAATTTGGGCATTTACGCTGGAAGCCCTGGTTTTCTCAGTTCCCGGTTTGGGCCGCGTTGCTGCGTCGCAAACTGAGAAGAGAAGCAGCGTGACGCACCGGCATCGACGGGAAAGCCGGAAGGCCAGCAGGACTGCTCCGAGAAGCCGAAAAGCAGCCACGCGACACACGGAAGTGAAATGGAGTACGGCAGCTCAGGGAGAGCTTGCAGAGGGGCAGAAACTGCAGGCTAGCGGGTCACTGAACAACGCAATTCTTCACTATGAGACGGCAACGAAACTCGAACCGAACTGGCCGGAAGCGCACAATGCCCTGGGTAGCGCATACAGTCAGCAACGCAAGTCAGGCATTGCCATGCTGGAATATCTCCGGGCCATCCGCCTTGATCCTGCCTATGCCGAAGCCCATTACAATCTGGGTACGCTGCTTCGTGCGCAGGGCAACCTCAACGGAGCGGCGCAGCAATTTGAAAGGGCTGTCCAGATTGACCCTGACAATGCTGGAGCGCACAATGATCTGGGACTGACATACGCACAGCAAGGGAAACTGGGGCCGGCAATCCAGGAGTTCCGGTCGACCGTGGGCCTCAAACCGGGCTGGGCCATCGCTCAGGATAACCTGGGCAACGCACTGGCGATGGGGGGTGATCTTGATGAAGCGATGACCTCATATCGCAACGCAATCGCCCTGGAGCCGGATTGGGCCCAGCCTTACAACAATCTGGGCAACGTTTTGCGGCAGGCGGGAAACATCGAGGCCGCGATTGAACAATATCAAAAGGCGCTGGAGCGGAATCCCAAGTATGCTGTCGCCTGCAACAACCTTGGGCTTGCTCTGCAGCAAGAGGGGAACCTGAACGACGCGGTCAAGCAGTATCAGCGTGCCATTGGTTTGAACCCGGATTATTCGACTGCCCACAACAACCTTGCCGCCGCCTATTACCAGAAGAAAAACTGGAATGGGGCCATCTCTGAATATGGGCAGGTGTTACGCCTCAAGCCCAACGATGCCGCCGGGCACTTCAACCTGGGACTGGCGCTGAAAGCCACTGGAGATCGAAAGGCTGCACTAGCACAGTTCCAGCGTGCCCAAAAGCTTGACCCCGGTAATCAACAATATCAGTCGGCTTATGAATCACTGCGGAATGCGGCAGATACTCCGGAGGCGAGCACGCCAGGGTCCAGCGATAAGACATCTTTGAAGTCGAGCACGGACGGCCCTGATTGA
- the gatB gene encoding Asp-tRNA(Asn)/Glu-tRNA(Gln) amidotransferase subunit GatB, which translates to MSTLTTLSSGASAKYEPVIGLEVHVQLLTRSKIFCTCSTHFGDPPNQNTCPVCLGLPGALPVLNSEAVTMAMKAALALNCRINSRSRFARKNYFYPDLPKGYQISQYDEPLSEDGWIEIEVADGKKRVGITRVHMEEDAGKSLHEGFPDSSEKTYIDLNRSGVPLIEIVSEPDLRSPEAAYDYLTRLKTLMLYLEVSDCNMEEGSLRVDANVSVRKKGATSFGTKTEVKNLNSFRFLQKALAYEVERQVEVLENGGEVLQETRLFDSREQRTYGMRSKEFAHDYRYFPEPDLLPLVVTGERREVVRLSLPELPQARENRFQTEYALPRQDAALLTSSRATADYFERTVKACGEPKLAANWILNGLSYLLQENGKSILDSPVTAENLAGLIKLVAKDTISGKMAKDVLAEMFKTGETAERVVGDKGFEQITDPDKVAKVAREVIAANPRQAEQYRQGKTATIGWFVGQVMKATRGQAQPQLVQEVLKKELS; encoded by the coding sequence ATGTCCACTCTGACAACATTATCCTCCGGCGCCTCGGCAAAGTACGAACCGGTGATCGGGCTGGAAGTTCATGTTCAGCTCCTTACGCGGTCGAAGATTTTCTGTACGTGTTCAACTCATTTTGGTGATCCGCCGAACCAGAACACCTGCCCGGTTTGCCTGGGTTTGCCAGGCGCCCTGCCGGTACTGAACAGTGAAGCAGTGACGATGGCTATGAAGGCCGCGCTCGCGCTCAATTGCCGTATCAATTCGCGCTCTCGTTTTGCGCGCAAGAATTATTTTTACCCGGACCTGCCTAAGGGATACCAGATTTCGCAATATGATGAGCCCCTCTCTGAGGATGGTTGGATTGAAATTGAAGTTGCAGATGGAAAGAAAAGGGTTGGAATCACGCGAGTGCACATGGAGGAAGACGCAGGCAAGTCTCTTCACGAGGGCTTTCCAGACTCGAGTGAGAAGACTTATATTGATCTCAACCGTTCCGGCGTGCCCCTGATTGAAATTGTCAGTGAGCCCGATCTTCGTTCGCCGGAAGCGGCTTACGATTATCTCACCCGCCTGAAGACCCTGATGCTCTATCTCGAGGTTTCTGACTGCAACATGGAAGAGGGAAGCCTCCGTGTGGATGCCAACGTCAGCGTGCGAAAGAAGGGCGCAACCTCCTTTGGAACAAAGACCGAGGTGAAGAACCTTAACTCTTTCCGCTTTCTGCAGAAGGCGCTGGCATATGAAGTGGAGCGACAGGTTGAAGTTCTCGAAAACGGAGGAGAGGTTTTGCAGGAAACCCGCCTCTTTGACAGCCGGGAACAGCGAACCTACGGCATGCGGTCAAAAGAGTTTGCGCACGACTATCGATATTTTCCTGAGCCTGACCTGTTGCCACTCGTGGTTACGGGAGAACGGAGGGAAGTGGTCCGGCTGTCACTGCCTGAACTTCCGCAAGCTCGCGAAAATCGGTTCCAGACGGAATACGCCCTTCCTCGGCAGGACGCGGCCCTTCTGACGTCGTCGCGGGCCACGGCGGATTACTTTGAACGGACCGTGAAGGCCTGCGGGGAGCCCAAACTGGCTGCCAACTGGATATTGAATGGTCTCAGTTATTTACTGCAGGAGAACGGCAAATCAATCCTGGATAGCCCGGTAACGGCGGAAAATCTGGCAGGATTGATCAAACTGGTGGCCAAGGATACGATTTCCGGAAAGATGGCCAAGGATGTCCTCGCGGAAATGTTCAAGACCGGGGAAACCGCGGAGCGGGTTGTTGGCGATAAAGGATTTGAGCAAATTACTGATCCAGACAAGGTTGCTAAGGTAGCCCGTGAGGTTATTGCTGCTAACCCCAGGCAGGCTGAGCAGTACCGGCAGGGCAAAACGGCAACCATTGGCTGGTTTGTGGGCCAGGTAATGAAGGCAACGCGGGGGCAGGCCCAACCGCAACTCGTCCAGGAAGTCCTGAAGAAAGAGCTTTCCTGA
- a CDS encoding magnesium chelatase, which translates to MGKAKTLGELKKSGYRSQGVKDEMRVNLIRKLRSGEAVFPGIVGFEDTVIPQISNAILSRHNFILLGLRGQAKSRILRSLASLLDDRVPFIAGCEINDDPLNPICRACHELVASEGDATPIDYLPRDQRYVEKLATPDVTIADIIGDLDPIKAARGGHALSSELTIHYGLLPRANRGIFAINELPDLAGKIQVGLFNIMQEGDVQIKGYPVRLPLDVVLVFTANPEDYTARGKIITPLKDRIGSEIRTHYPTTLEHGIAITSQEAWSERDGALKLSIPDFIRELIETIAFEAREEKKIDKRSGVSQRMPITCLENVISNAERRALTQGEKIAVPRPSDIYAGLTSLTGKFELEYEGELRGAENIARDVIRQANARVFKKYFDETPLQSLVQWFELGGTLKYEEDASTADLYGQFKRIQGLLETTQTLGVKPNDDHALLVSAAEFILEGLYALKKISRNEELGYHVERRTTEPVVEQDERFGRRHRSLN; encoded by the coding sequence ATGGGAAAAGCAAAAACCTTAGGGGAGTTGAAGAAATCCGGCTATCGCAGCCAGGGCGTGAAGGATGAGATGCGTGTCAACCTGATCCGCAAGCTGCGTTCGGGAGAAGCTGTTTTCCCGGGGATTGTGGGCTTTGAAGATACCGTTATTCCACAAATTTCAAATGCCATTCTTTCGCGTCACAATTTTATCCTCCTGGGATTGCGCGGCCAGGCCAAAAGCAGAATCTTGCGGTCACTCGCTTCGCTGCTGGACGATAGAGTTCCATTCATCGCAGGGTGTGAGATCAACGACGATCCACTGAATCCAATTTGCCGCGCCTGCCATGAGTTAGTAGCAAGCGAAGGAGATGCAACTCCAATCGATTACTTGCCACGCGACCAGCGTTATGTGGAGAAACTGGCTACTCCCGACGTCACGATTGCAGACATCATCGGTGACCTCGATCCTATCAAGGCGGCGCGGGGCGGCCATGCTCTATCGAGTGAACTTACCATTCACTACGGCCTGCTTCCAAGGGCCAACCGCGGTATTTTTGCCATCAATGAACTGCCGGACCTGGCTGGCAAAATCCAAGTAGGACTCTTTAACATCATGCAGGAGGGCGATGTTCAGATTAAGGGCTATCCTGTCCGGCTTCCCCTGGACGTGGTCCTGGTCTTCACAGCCAACCCGGAAGACTACACGGCGCGCGGCAAAATCATTACCCCGTTGAAGGACCGAATCGGGTCGGAAATTCGTACTCACTATCCCACAACTCTCGAGCACGGAATCGCCATCACTTCGCAGGAAGCATGGAGCGAACGCGATGGAGCGCTTAAGCTGAGCATCCCGGATTTTATCCGCGAGCTCATTGAGACTATCGCCTTTGAGGCCCGGGAGGAGAAGAAGATTGACAAGCGCAGCGGGGTCAGCCAGCGCATGCCCATCACCTGTCTGGAAAACGTCATTTCGAACGCCGAGCGCCGTGCTCTCACGCAAGGTGAGAAGATTGCAGTCCCCCGCCCATCTGATATCTATGCGGGCCTGACTTCTTTGACCGGCAAGTTCGAGCTCGAATATGAAGGCGAGCTGAGGGGAGCGGAGAACATTGCTCGAGACGTTATTCGGCAGGCCAATGCTCGTGTTTTCAAGAAGTACTTTGACGAAACACCGCTGCAATCCCTGGTCCAGTGGTTTGAGCTGGGCGGAACACTGAAATACGAGGAAGACGCTTCAACGGCGGACCTGTACGGGCAATTCAAGAGAATTCAGGGGCTCCTGGAAACAACGCAAACGCTTGGGGTGAAGCCTAACGACGATCACGCGTTGCTTGTTTCGGCGGCTGAGTTCATCCTTGAAGGCCTCTATGCGCTGAAGAAAATCAGCCGGAATGAGGAACTCGGCTATCACGTGGAGCGTCGAACCACAGAGCCCGTGGTCGAACAAGATGAGAGATTCGGCCGCCGCCACCGTTCGCTGAACTAA
- a CDS encoding VWA domain-containing protein has product MKYIKYGKHIPDPFEGLNAEDLMQMLQDFLLDSGFYNQFYGVYEMDSEKTMEQLRQALLEALEQKGMISDELIEEMLENPENSALTQALDRLLQQLADEGYVSIEKPQQGAVKEPRPGQFGQGEGQTRFEITDKALDFLGFKTLKDLLGSLGKSSFGRHDTREMSTGVEADGSSRRYEFGDTLNLDVNATLLSAIGRNGLTMPLELDYQDLQVRQCEYQSSCATVLMLDCSHSMILYGEDRFTPAKKVAMALTHLIRTQFPGDTLHMVLFHDSAEEIPLQQLARVKVGPYYTNTREGLRLAQRILSRQRKDMRQIVMITDGKPSALTLEDGRIYKNAFGLDPLVVSETLHEVVRCRRNGILINTFMLASDYGLVNFVQKVTEICRGKAYFTTPYTLGQYLLMDYMKKKVKHIH; this is encoded by the coding sequence ATGAAATACATCAAGTACGGAAAACATATCCCGGACCCCTTCGAAGGACTGAATGCCGAGGACCTGATGCAGATGCTTCAAGACTTCCTCCTCGACAGCGGCTTTTACAACCAGTTCTATGGCGTCTATGAAATGGACTCCGAGAAAACAATGGAGCAGTTGCGCCAGGCGCTGCTTGAGGCGCTGGAACAGAAGGGCATGATTTCGGATGAACTTATCGAGGAAATGCTCGAAAACCCGGAGAACTCCGCCCTCACCCAGGCCCTCGATCGATTGCTACAACAATTGGCGGATGAAGGGTATGTATCGATTGAGAAACCTCAGCAAGGAGCCGTGAAGGAGCCCCGCCCAGGCCAATTCGGACAGGGTGAAGGACAGACAAGATTCGAAATCACGGACAAGGCGCTGGACTTTCTGGGCTTTAAGACACTCAAAGATCTGCTCGGATCGCTTGGCAAATCGAGTTTTGGCCGTCACGATACACGCGAGATGTCCACCGGAGTTGAGGCCGACGGATCAAGCCGCCGCTACGAATTCGGCGACACGCTCAATCTGGACGTGAACGCCACGCTGCTTTCCGCCATCGGGCGCAATGGACTCACAATGCCGCTTGAATTGGATTATCAGGACCTTCAGGTTCGCCAGTGCGAATACCAGAGTTCCTGCGCAACAGTCCTGATGCTTGATTGCAGCCACAGCATGATCCTTTATGGAGAGGACCGCTTCACTCCGGCCAAGAAAGTTGCCATGGCTCTAACCCACTTGATCCGGACGCAATTTCCCGGCGACACGCTGCATATGGTCCTGTTTCACGATTCAGCGGAGGAAATCCCTCTGCAGCAACTGGCGCGTGTGAAGGTTGGCCCCTACTACACAAACACCCGGGAGGGCCTGAGACTGGCACAACGCATCCTCTCACGACAACGCAAGGACATGCGCCAGATCGTGATGATCACCGATGGCAAGCCTTCCGCCCTGACGCTGGAAGACGGGCGAATTTACAAGAATGCTTTCGGGCTCGATCCTTTGGTTGTTTCTGAAACACTGCACGAAGTGGTCCGCTGCCGCCGGAATGGGATACTGATCAATACCTTTATGCTTGCTTCCGATTACGGCCTGGTAAACTTTGTACAGAAAGTCACGGAGATATGCCGAGGCAAGGCCTATTTTACTACCCCATATACACTTGGCCAGTATTTATTAATGGACTACATGAAGAAGAAGGTCAAACACATTCATTAG
- a CDS encoding tetratricopeptide repeat protein, with amino-acid sequence MISRDRSIAAAFVLAAILTLLPPGSRAQSFRTGALESRFQVAVSYYDSGRYREAARVLEELVTQTSASFEVEELLGLVYSAESRDQEAYRHFEKAVRLKPSSAPARANFAVNLARLGKNDLAEAEFKKALYSEPANFSANHDFGEFYARGGKAKEAIPYLRTAQKAQPSSYGNGYDLALAYVQVGMWAEARQQIQDVLKVRDTAELHGLLGEVEEKNGNYVAAANEYQQAAQMDPSESNIFDWGGELLLHQTLNPAIEVFSEGVKRYPDSPRLAVGLGLALYWSGQYDESVKALVKATDLSPSDPRPYYFLSRAYQHSHSEADEVINRFQRFAQSRPRDGRAAYYYAMSLWKAKQGLASGSFPNQAVALLKKAIHLEPTFAQAHLELANLYSQQQEYSASVPEYQQAIKLDSKLAIAYYRLGQAYVHLGDAELAKKEFQIHKQLYQQHLAEWDNEQQEVRHFVFSRQANRGSP; translated from the coding sequence ATGATTTCGCGGGATCGTAGTATCGCTGCAGCGTTTGTCCTTGCTGCGATATTGACACTGCTGCCGCCGGGAAGCAGAGCACAGTCATTCCGCACGGGTGCCCTTGAATCCCGGTTCCAGGTTGCAGTTTCATATTACGACTCCGGCCGATATCGGGAGGCAGCCCGGGTGCTCGAAGAGCTGGTCACGCAGACTTCGGCGAGTTTTGAAGTTGAAGAGCTGCTAGGTCTTGTTTATTCCGCCGAATCCAGGGACCAGGAAGCATACCGGCACTTTGAAAAGGCAGTTAGACTGAAGCCGAGCTCCGCACCCGCAAGGGCAAATTTCGCGGTTAATCTCGCCCGCCTGGGAAAGAATGACCTTGCCGAAGCAGAGTTCAAGAAAGCTCTGTATTCTGAGCCTGCAAATTTCAGCGCCAACCATGACTTCGGTGAATTTTACGCGCGTGGTGGAAAGGCCAAGGAGGCGATTCCATATTTGCGCACGGCACAGAAGGCCCAGCCTTCCTCCTACGGAAACGGTTACGACCTGGCGCTGGCTTACGTGCAAGTGGGTATGTGGGCAGAGGCGCGTCAGCAGATACAAGACGTCCTGAAGGTTCGCGATACGGCAGAACTGCACGGTCTCCTGGGCGAGGTTGAAGAAAAGAACGGAAATTACGTGGCGGCTGCAAACGAGTACCAGCAAGCGGCGCAGATGGATCCCAGCGAATCAAACATTTTTGACTGGGGCGGTGAACTTCTCCTGCACCAGACTCTGAATCCGGCTATTGAAGTGTTTTCGGAAGGCGTCAAGCGATATCCTGATTCTCCACGGCTCGCGGTTGGCCTCGGCCTTGCGCTTTATTGGAGTGGTCAGTATGACGAATCCGTCAAAGCACTCGTCAAGGCAACCGATTTATCTCCTTCGGACCCGCGTCCTTACTATTTTCTCAGCAGGGCCTATCAACATTCGCACAGCGAGGCCGACGAAGTGATCAATCGGTTTCAACGCTTTGCGCAGTCCCGGCCGAGGGACGGCCGTGCAGCTTACTACTATGCCATGAGCTTGTGGAAAGCCAAGCAAGGGTTGGCTTCAGGATCCTTTCCCAACCAGGCAGTGGCTCTGCTGAAAAAGGCCATCCACCTTGAACCGACATTCGCCCAGGCTCATCTTGAACTTGCCAACCTATATTCCCAGCAGCAAGAGTATTCAGCGTCGGTCCCGGAATACCAGCAGGCGATAAAGCTGGATTCAAAACTGGCAATTGCATACTATCGATTGGGCCAGGCTTACGTTCATCTGGGCGACGCAGAGCTTGCGAAGAAAGAGTTTCAGATCCACAAGCAGCTATATCAGCAGCATTTAGCTGAATGGGACAATGAACAGCAGGAGGTCCGCCACTTCGTTTTTTCCAGGCAAGCAAACCGCGGCAGTCCTTGA
- a CDS encoding tetratricopeptide repeat protein, whose amino-acid sequence MPSLSLQRPFRVLMLSFAFVASATISVFTSAQTPKPPSSTARATTLFKQAEELLQEGSIEQAREKAVEGLAIQPQSTEGLNLLGLIYGNEKKYELSAGSFKKALRIAPHSTEIYNNLGNVYLLEHKFVDAEKQFRTVLTLSPSNSDARYNLGIALLAQHRASEAILYFQGIKPTNLGTQLNLVQAYLQAGETEEGLRTANLLSETSKSDLQLHFTLGVLLAANKQYTSGARELEIADAMKPGTFEILYNLGQTYLRSGNTERAEGALNQALKLRPNSPEALYLLAQAYSNQRQDGKALDLLTRAHQAAPRNTDVIFLMAQLSMRQSFFEDAIPLLEDGTKIDPRRPDFHAALGECYFTTGKIPQAVREFQTLIKLDPSARSYAFMALYYRHLGRYEEAKKYLLLGLKADPNNSSCLYNMGYIMSRQGNYAGAEEWLLKAIAADPNNGDALFELAGVKISEKQFAESIPLLRKCIQLSPRPAPAYYKLATAERNLHQMEAAQRDLKIFQTMSKNQTSGPYPFQHLFDYLDKRAGMPSQEKSQLDLAQLLQEVKLHPDQPRNLYLLAEGYLKLGQVENARQTVARLDQLSGGDFRTAVGVGVMLARYHLYTEAISHFEQAVKSNPDSDDAWYDLAEAYLGKHEYPNSLAALQHVSSQGRDDSSYRTVLGDVNAHLGHIQEAITIFQQLAAENPDKDQTYLSLAMAYLRSDDPKRARQTLEHGLARIPDSGELFWGMGVLAAVEGQQELAENYLKRSIELLPDWPAGYSALGILYYETGQIEKVRQTLDEFIQNGPKGALNVSRIEQALASAPARNSAENKTAVLPPQARQQFLHTALALADQ is encoded by the coding sequence ATGCCGTCTCTTTCCTTGCAAAGGCCATTTAGGGTTTTGATGCTCAGTTTCGCTTTTGTGGCTTCAGCCACGATCTCCGTGTTCACATCCGCGCAGACCCCAAAACCTCCAAGCTCAACAGCCCGGGCAACAACTTTGTTCAAACAGGCTGAGGAATTACTGCAGGAGGGGTCTATCGAGCAGGCGCGTGAGAAGGCTGTTGAAGGCCTGGCAATCCAGCCGCAAAGCACCGAAGGGCTCAACCTACTCGGTTTAATCTATGGTAACGAAAAAAAGTACGAACTCTCTGCCGGCTCATTTAAGAAAGCCTTGCGAATTGCTCCGCATTCTACTGAAATCTATAATAACCTCGGCAACGTTTACCTTCTGGAGCACAAATTTGTCGATGCAGAAAAGCAGTTCCGAACTGTATTAACCCTGAGTCCATCAAACAGTGATGCCCGATATAATCTGGGGATCGCGCTACTCGCCCAGCACCGTGCCAGCGAGGCTATCCTGTATTTTCAGGGTATTAAACCGACCAATCTCGGCACACAACTCAACCTCGTACAGGCTTACCTGCAGGCAGGCGAAACAGAGGAAGGTCTCCGCACAGCGAACCTGCTGTCTGAAACGAGCAAGTCCGACCTCCAGCTTCACTTTACACTCGGGGTGTTGCTTGCTGCGAACAAGCAGTACACCTCGGGCGCGAGGGAACTGGAGATTGCGGATGCAATGAAACCGGGAACGTTTGAAATCCTTTATAACCTGGGCCAGACGTATTTGCGAAGTGGAAACACCGAGCGGGCGGAAGGAGCCCTTAACCAGGCGCTTAAGCTGCGCCCTAATTCGCCGGAGGCACTCTACCTTCTGGCACAGGCGTATTCAAATCAACGGCAGGATGGAAAGGCTCTCGACCTGCTCACGCGCGCGCATCAGGCGGCACCGCGCAACACCGATGTCATTTTCCTGATGGCACAGCTGAGCATGCGGCAATCTTTCTTTGAAGATGCCATCCCTCTGCTGGAAGATGGCACAAAGATTGACCCACGCCGCCCGGATTTCCACGCAGCACTCGGCGAATGCTATTTCACTACTGGCAAGATTCCCCAGGCGGTTCGGGAATTCCAGACGCTCATCAAGCTCGATCCGTCGGCCCGCTCCTATGCCTTCATGGCCCTCTACTACAGGCACCTTGGGCGTTATGAAGAAGCGAAGAAATACCTGCTGCTGGGCCTGAAAGCCGATCCGAACAACTCTTCTTGCCTTTACAACATGGGTTACATCATGAGCCGTCAGGGAAATTACGCGGGAGCCGAGGAGTGGCTCCTGAAGGCAATCGCAGCGGACCCGAATAATGGAGATGCGCTTTTTGAACTTGCCGGAGTAAAAATTAGTGAAAAACAATTCGCAGAGTCCATCCCCCTCCTGCGGAAGTGCATCCAATTGAGTCCCCGTCCGGCGCCTGCTTATTATAAACTTGCCACAGCTGAGCGGAATCTTCACCAGATGGAGGCGGCCCAAAGGGATCTGAAGATCTTTCAGACCATGTCGAAGAACCAGACTTCCGGACCCTATCCTTTTCAACATCTCTTCGATTATCTCGACAAGCGCGCGGGGATGCCATCACAGGAAAAATCACAGCTTGATCTCGCGCAACTGCTGCAGGAAGTCAAGCTCCATCCGGACCAGCCGCGCAACCTGTACCTTCTGGCTGAGGGTTATTTGAAACTCGGCCAGGTCGAAAACGCCAGGCAGACGGTCGCCAGGCTTGACCAATTGAGTGGGGGCGATTTTCGCACCGCCGTGGGGGTCGGAGTAATGCTGGCACGTTATCATCTTTACACCGAAGCAATCAGCCACTTTGAACAGGCAGTCAAATCCAACCCCGATTCAGACGATGCCTGGTACGACCTTGCTGAGGCTTACCTCGGCAAGCACGAGTACCCAAACTCCTTAGCGGCCCTCCAGCATGTGTCTTCCCAAGGGCGAGATGACTCAAGCTACCGGACGGTTCTAGGAGATGTAAATGCCCACCTCGGGCATATCCAGGAAGCCATCACCATCTTTCAACAATTGGCAGCAGAAAATCCAGACAAGGATCAGACTTACCTTTCACTCGCTATGGCCTATCTTCGTTCCGATGACCCTAAGCGGGCCCGGCAGACGCTCGAACACGGACTTGCCCGCATTCCCGATTCGGGCGAACTCTTCTGGGGCATGGGAGTCCTCGCCGCAGTAGAAGGCCAGCAAGAGCTGGCCGAAAATTATTTGAAACGTTCAATTGAATTACTCCCCGATTGGCCGGCCGGATATTCTGCACTCGGGATACTTTATTACGAAACGGGCCAAATAGAGAAGGTGCGCCAGACGCTCGACGAATTCATCCAGAACGGCCCAAAGGGTGCCTTGAACGTTTCACGAATAGAACAAGCGTTGGCTTCAGCCCCCGCACGGAACTCCGCCGAGAACAAAACCGCGGTACTCCCGCCCCAAGCCCGGCAGCAATTCCTTCATACTGCCCTGGCACTTGCTGACCAATAG